Proteins from one Malania oleifera isolate guangnan ecotype guangnan chromosome 4, ASM2987363v1, whole genome shotgun sequence genomic window:
- the LOC131153577 gene encoding uncharacterized protein LOC131153577 isoform X2, with product MAEIPKLDSESDSMIPSCEVRGLDEMENTQKISISDHINGFQYTRPEKSDTFVVDLDGFSHAVDKDAPKNSRISLQRSFSRKGTHRGGGGGEKKAYSGGTAIDRDPISAAPSPRAAALSGESMMREKSSMVVRLGTAAEHQSVNPQVHHQITITAANIGNAESPRVLKRCPSRRSPSSSCFLDPRRVLFFFATLSSMGTILLIYLTLSVGKMGADDDNLNW from the exons ATGGCGGAAATTCCAAAGCTG GATTCGGAGTCAGATTCAATGATTCCTTCTTGCGAAGTTCGTGGATTGGATGAGATGGAGAACACCCAGAAGATCTCCATCTCTGATCACATAAACGGCTTTCAGTATACAAGACCCGAAAAATCTGACACCTTTGTTGTGGACCTCGATGGTTTCTCCCATGCCGTTGACAAAGACGCACCCAAAAATTCGAGGATCAGC TTGCAGAGAAGCTTCTCCAGAAAAGGGACTCAtcgcggcggcggcggcggcgagAAGAAGGCCTACTCTGGTGGCACCGCCATTGATAGAGACCCTATCTCTGCTGCCCCTTCACCTAGAG CGGCAGCATTAAGTGGGGAAAGCATGATGCGTGAGAAGtcttccatggtggtgaggttgGGGACCGCGGCGGAGCACCAATCAGTCAACCCGCAAGTCCACCATCAGATCACCATCACCGCCGCCAACATCGGCAACGCGGAGAGCCCACGCGTCCTCAAGAGATGCCCCTCCCGCCGCTCTCCCTCTTCTTCTTGCTTCCTTGATCCCCGGCGGGTTCTCTTCTTCTTTGCCACCCT GTCAAGCATGGGAACAATACTACTCATATACTTGACTCTTTCCGTGGGCAAGATGGGTGCAGATGATGACAATCTTAATTGGTAG
- the LOC131153576 gene encoding probable pyruvate, phosphate dikinase regulatory protein, chloroplastic yields MMVSSTSSFSILSSISPNMSQAASEPNAESRVRKLKGSPQLNRWSRARSIRSGRKLDRPVLRTPMKETDPPVAAEESESSLSSMEVGSNGEDDAEVSAVKSIYMVSDGTGWTAEHTVNAALGQFEHCLVDRGCPVNTHLFSGIDDLERLMEVVKQAAKEGAMVIYTLADPSMAEAARHACTMWGVPSTDILGPITEAVASHLGVSPSGLPRWAPGRNFPLTDAYFRRIEAIEYTIKQDDGALPRNLHKADIVLAGVSRTGKTPLSIYLAQKGYKVANVPIVMGVELPKTLFEIDPEKVYGLTINPVVLQTIRGVRARSLGLSEKARSNYSEMDHVRQELEFAGNIFAQNPVWPVIEVTGKAIEETAAVVLRLYHDRMNKCAMARISKHY; encoded by the exons ATGATGGTTTCTTCCACTTCCAGCTTCTCGATCCTCTCCTCCATCTCACCTAATATGAGCCAAGCCGCCTCCGAGCCCAACGCCGAGTCGAGGGTTCGGAAGCTCAAGGGAAGCCCTCAGCTTAACCGTTGGTCCAGGGCTCGATCCATCCGCTCCGGTCGGAAACTGGACCGCCCGGTTCTACGGACCCCGATGAAGGAGACGGACCCTCCGGTTGCCGCAGAGGAGAGTGAGTCGTCTCtctcttcaatggaggtggggaGCAATGGCGAAGACGACGCGGAAGTGTCGGCGGTCAAGTCGATCTACATGGTGTCTGACGGCACTGGGTGGACCGCGGAGCACACCGTCAACGCGGCGTTGGGGCAGTTCGAGCACTGTCTGGTCGACCGGGGCTGTCCCGTGAATACCCACTTGTTCTCGGGG ATTGATGACTTGGAGCGGTTAATGGAGGTAGTGAAGCAAGCAGCCAAAGAAGGTGCCATGGTGATCTACACTCTTGCTGATCCCTCAATGGCTGAAGCTGCAAGACACGCCTGCACGATGTGGGGTGTGCCGTCCACTGATATATTGGGCCCAATAACCGAGGCAGTTGCTTCCCATCTCGGGGTCTCACCATCTGGCCTCCCACGTTGGGCTCCAGGCAGGAACTTCCCTCTTACTGATGCATACTTTCGGCGTATCGAAGCTATTGAATATACTATCAAACAAGATGATGGGGCACTGCCCCGAAATTTGCACAAGGCTGACATTGTTCTTGCTGGTGTTTCTAGAACTGGAAAGACGCCATTATCAATTTATCTTGCACAGAAAGGATACAAAGTGGCAAATGTGCCTATTGTAATGGGTGTTGAATTGCCTAAGACTCTTTTTGAAATAGACCCTGAGAAGGTTTATGGGTTGACCATAAATCCTGTTGTCCTGCAAACAATTCGAGGAGTAAGAGCCAGGAGTCTGGGTTTGAGCGAAAAAGCAAGGAGTAACTATTCAGAGATGGACCATGTGAGGCAGGAGCTGGAGTTTGCTGGCAATATTTTCGCACAAAATCCTGTCTGGCCAGTAATAG AGGTGACAGGAAAGGCAATTGAAGAAACCGCAGCAGTTGTGTTGAGGCTTTACCATGACCGGATGAACAAGTGCGCAATGGCAAGAATCTCAAAACATTATTAG
- the LOC131153577 gene encoding uncharacterized protein LOC131153577 isoform X1, whose translation MAEIPKLDSESDSMIPSCEVRGLDEMENTQKISISDHINGFQYTRPEKSDTFVVDLDGFSHAVDKDAPKNSRISLQRSFSRKGTHRGGGGGEKKAYSGGTAIDRDPISAAPSPRAAAALSGESMMREKSSMVVRLGTAAEHQSVNPQVHHQITITAANIGNAESPRVLKRCPSRRSPSSSCFLDPRRVLFFFATLSSMGTILLIYLTLSVGKMGADDDNLNW comes from the exons ATGGCGGAAATTCCAAAGCTG GATTCGGAGTCAGATTCAATGATTCCTTCTTGCGAAGTTCGTGGATTGGATGAGATGGAGAACACCCAGAAGATCTCCATCTCTGATCACATAAACGGCTTTCAGTATACAAGACCCGAAAAATCTGACACCTTTGTTGTGGACCTCGATGGTTTCTCCCATGCCGTTGACAAAGACGCACCCAAAAATTCGAGGATCAGC TTGCAGAGAAGCTTCTCCAGAAAAGGGACTCAtcgcggcggcggcggcggcgagAAGAAGGCCTACTCTGGTGGCACCGCCATTGATAGAGACCCTATCTCTGCTGCCCCTTCACCTAGAG CAGCGGCAGCATTAAGTGGGGAAAGCATGATGCGTGAGAAGtcttccatggtggtgaggttgGGGACCGCGGCGGAGCACCAATCAGTCAACCCGCAAGTCCACCATCAGATCACCATCACCGCCGCCAACATCGGCAACGCGGAGAGCCCACGCGTCCTCAAGAGATGCCCCTCCCGCCGCTCTCCCTCTTCTTCTTGCTTCCTTGATCCCCGGCGGGTTCTCTTCTTCTTTGCCACCCT GTCAAGCATGGGAACAATACTACTCATATACTTGACTCTTTCCGTGGGCAAGATGGGTGCAGATGATGACAATCTTAATTGGTAG